The genome window ACATCGTAGTGTTCGTCAATGGTCTGCCGCTTGCCGTCATCGAACTGAAGAACCCCGCCGATGAGGAGGCGACGATCTGGACGGCCTTCCAGCAGATCCAAACCTACAAGAACGAGATCCCTTCGCTCTTCGCCTACAACGCAGCCCTGGTCGTTTCGGACGGCGTCGAGGCCCGCATCGGCACCATCACGGCCGACTGGGAACGGTTTATGCCCTGGCGCACCATTGAGGGCGACACGGTGGCGCCGGATACCCTGCCTCAACTGGAGGTGCTGCTGCGCGGGGTCTTCGAGAAGCGCCGCTTCCTCGACCTTTTGCGTTACTTCATCGTCTTTGAGGACCTGCCGGGCGGGGCCATAGCAAAGAAAATGGCCGGCTACCACCAGTTCCACGCGGTTAACGTCGCCGTACAGGAAACGTTCCGGGCATTGCGCCGTCCAAAGGCCGAACAAGAGTTTCGCGAGCAGGCCGGGCGCTACGAGGCTGGCTACCAGCCCGGCGGCAACCCTGGAGACGGGCGCATAGGCGTTATCTGGCACACCCAGGGTTCGGGCAAAAGCCTGACGATGGTCTTCTACGCGGGGCGCCTCATCCTTCACCCGGCGATGGAGAATCCGACCATTGTGGTGATTACCGACCGCAACGACCTGGACGATCAGCTTTTCGGTACTTTCGCCCGTTGCCAGGAAATCCTGCGCCAGGCACCCGTGCAGGCCGAAAGCCGCGCCGACCTGCGGGCCAAACTCCAGGTGGATTCGGGCGGGGTAATATTCACCACCATCCAGAAGTTCCTGCCCGAAGAGGAAGGGGACCGCTACCCGCTCCTCTCCGAACGTCACAACATCGTGGTCATCGCCGACGAGGCCCACCGCAGCCAGTATGACTTCGTTGACGGTTTTGCCCGCCACATGCGCGACGCCCTGCCGAACGCGTCTTTTATCGCCTTTACCGGCACGCCTATCGAGCTCACCGACCGCAACACGCGGGCCGTGTTTGGCGATTACATCAGCATCTACGACATCCAGCAGGCGGTGAGAGACGGGGCTACCGTACCAATCTACTATGAGAGCCGCCTGGCAAAGATCGAGCTTGACGCGGCCGAACGCCCGCGGATCGACCCGGAATTCGAGGAGGTCACCGAGGGTGAGGAGGTAGAGCGCAAGGAGCGGCTAAAGCGCAAGTGGGCGCAGCTTGAGGCGCTGGTCGGTACCGAGAAGCGCTTGCGTCTCGTTGCCCGGGACCTAGTGGAACACTTCGAGCGGCGCCTTGAAGCAATGGACGGCAAGGCCATGGTAGTGTGCATGAGCCGCCGCATCTGCGTGGACCTTTATAACCAGATTGTGGCGCTGCGCCCGGAATGGCACCGCGAGGATGACCACAAGGGCGTCATCAAGGTGGTAATGACCGGCAGGGCTTCCGACCCCGCCGAGTGGCAGCAGCATATCCGCAACAAACCCCGCCGCGAGGCGCTTGCCCAGCGATTCCGCGACCCCAAAGACCCCTTCAAGATCGTCATCGTGCGCGATATGTGGCTGACCGGCTTCGATGCGCCATGCCTGCACACCATGTACGTGGACAAACCGATGCGCGGCCACGGCCTGCTGCAAGCCATCGCGCGCGTCAACCGCGTTTTCCGCGACAAGCCCGGCGGCCTGGTGGTGGACTACATCGGGCTGGCCAATGAACTCCGCGAGGCGCTTACGACCTATACCGCCAGCGGCGGCACCGGGCGAACGGCCATTGACCAGTCTGAGGCGGTAGCGGTCATGCTCGAGAAATACGAAGTCTGCCTGGGCCTCTTCCACGGGTTCGACTGGTCAAGGTGGGTAACCGGGACGCCGGAAGAGCGCCTGACGCTACTGCCGGCCGCCCAGGAACACATCCTGGCCCAGGAGAAAGGCAAGGAAAGGTTGCTCGAGGCCGTCACCGAGCTTTCCAGAGCCTTTGCCCTGGCCGTGCCGCACAAGGAGGCGCTGCGCATCCGCGACGACGTGGGCTTCTTCCAGGCGGTGCGCTCCGTGCTGGCTAAAGGCGCCCCGGGCGAGCGCAGGCCCGAAGAGGAACTCGACCACGCCATCAGGCAAATCGTCTCTCGTGCCATTGCCCCGGAAGGGGTGGTTGACATCTTTGCCGCCGCAGGTCTGAAGAAGCCGGATATTTCCATCCTCTCGGATGAATTCCTCTCCGAAGTGCGCGCCATGCCGCAGAAGAACCTGGCCGTCGAATTGCTGCGCAAGCTCATTTCCGGTGAGATCAGGGCGCGGAGTCGCAAGAACCTGGTACAGGCGCGCTCCTTTGCGGCGATGCTTGAGCGGGCCATCCGTGGTTACCAGAATCGCGTTATAGAAGCAGCGCAGGTAATCGAAGAGCTCATTGCCTTGGCCAGAGAAATGCGCCGCGCAAACGAACGTGGCGAACAACTAGGCCTCACCGACGAGGAGTTGGCCTTCTACGATGCTCTGGTAACCAACGGTAACGCCGCCAGGGTCCTCGGTGACGAAACCCTGTGTACCCTTGCTCGCGAACTTACCGTTGCCGTGCGCAACAATGTAAGCATCGACTGGACCACGCGCGAGAACGTCCGCGCCGGCCTGCGTGTTATTGTCAAGCGCATTTTGCGCAAGTACGGCTACCCACCTGATAAACAGGACAAAGCCACGGAAACCGTGCTGGAGCAGGCCGAAGCTCTCTCCGAGGCCTGGGCACGGGACTAGTTCTCCCCACCAAAGCGGGTTCTTGCCCTTAGCAGCAGGATTCCGATGAGTTTCCGCAGAAAGGGACCGGCGGAGGGGCTGGATCTGTCTGTTTACGGATAATGTCCCTCGAGCGCCCGCCAGGTCGTGGTATACTTATGTGCAGAGCGTTTGAAGAAGGTCTCTGAGAAGGGTGAAGCCTCTTGAGTTCCCGGGTTCTGCGGGTAGCAAAGCGCGTTCTGGTAGGACTGGTGATCCTGGCGGTCGTGCTGTCGCTTGTGGTGGCTGCGGGCCGCTACCGCTCGGAGCAGGCAAATCGTACGGTGCAGGTGGCGCTGGACTTCGGACAGGTAAGCCTTTTGAGCCGCGCCTTGGGGGTTCCCCGGGCGGAGTTGCTGGCAAGCCTGCGGGAGGCCGGGGCAGGGGCGATCCTGGTAAAGGAGCCCTTAGTATCGGAACTGGACGGGGAACTACTGTGGGGGATTTACCCCGTCTGGCTCCGGCTGGGCCGGGAGTTGGCGGCCGCGCCCTACCTGGAGCCCGAAGCAGCAGCCCAACTGCGGCCGGATTACTCCTACCTGGTCTTTGACGCTCCCCGCGTGGCCGAGGAAGTGGCCGCGCAGCTGGGGCGCAGGCTTCCCGGCGGCTCGGTACGCCTCTTGCCGGCAGGGGAGTTTTCTCTGGTGGAGCTTTCATGGACCAAGTCGGACCTCTCCGCGCTCAAGGTGGGCATAGGTCTCGCCGGTTTCCCCTGGGAGGAAGTAGAACGGGCCGGCGTAAAGGTGATACCGCAGCTGCGGCCCTGGCCGGCGGCGGATGCGGCCTCCGTCCGCGCCACCCTGGAAGAACTGTACCCACATAGGGATGATCTTTCTGCCCTTGCCTTCGACGGAGACCGGGTTCCCGGTTACCCGCGCTTTGTGTCCGACCTGGGCCGGGGGGTCCAGGAGCTGGACGTGCCGGTGGCCATTATCGAGTTCACCCAGCAGCAGGGACTGGCCTCCCTGGTGAAGCTCACCGGAAAACGGGCCGTCCGCCTGCACAGCATCCGGGCCGAGGAGGCCGAGACCCTTTCGCCGGCGCAGGCCGTGGCCCGGTTCGGCCTGGCCGCAGGAGAGCGTAACGTGCGCATCCTGGTGGTGCGCTTTGCCTTGGCGGCAGAGGGGGGTATGGCATCCTCCGACGCCGCGGCCTCGGCAAGAAGGTATCTGGAGTTTCTCAAAGAGGGCCTGGCGGCGCAGGGCCTTGCCCCGGGCGATCCGCGTCCCTTTACCCCCTTCCCGCTGCCGGGGGCGCTCTTCGGCCTCATCGGCCTGGGAGCCTGGGCGGCGGCGGTACTGCTCCTGCGCGAGCTGGGTCTTAGAGGCCGGATGCTGATCGGCCTCTCTGCTCTCGGCCTTGCCGGCTACCTGCTGCTCCTCCGCGCCGACTCTGTCCTCGCGCGGCAGGCGGCGGCGGCCGTGGCCGCCATCTCCTTCCCGACCCTGGGCGTCCTGCTCTGGCGCCGCGAGGAACCGTGCTCGGTCCCGCAGGCGCTCGGCCGTTTCGCCGTAACGGCTGCGCTTTCCCTGGTCGGTGCCGCCCTGGTGGTGGGGCTGCTGGGCGAGGTGGGGTTCATGCTCGCCGTGGACCAGTTCCTGGGGACCAAGGTGGCCCACCTCGCGCCCCCGGTACTCGTGGCGGCGGCGCTCTGGGGGCCGGGGAGCCGGGAAGAACTCCGGCGGCGCCTGGCCTCGCCGGTCAGCTGGCTGGCCCTAGTGGCGCTGGTGGTGCTGGCGCTGGCGGGATACGTTTACCTGATGCGCACCGGAAACGAGGGCACGGCCTTCGTTTCCTCCTGGGAGAGAGCCTTGCGCCAGTACCTGGACCAACTGTTGCTGGTGCGGCCGCGCACCAAGGAATTCCTTCTGGGGCATCCCCTGCTGCTTCTCAGCTATCGACTGGGTCGGCCGCGGCGGTACTGGCTGCTGTGGGCGGCCGGGAGCATCGGGCAGGCCTCGGTGGTCAACACCTTCGCCCACGTGCACACGCCCCTCGCGGTGAGCCTTCTGCGCACGGCGCACGGGCTCTGGCTGGGGGCCATAGCAGGGTTGATCCTGATCTGCCTCCTCGAAGGCTACAGGAGGCACCGGGCCCGCAGGGGAGGAACCGAGGGCGGTATTTGTACCCCGGAAAAGCCATAGGAATGATCTGGGGAGGGCGCGAAGCGTGGGAAACGGTTTGCGGGTGGCGGTACTGCTGGGAGGACGCTCCTCCGAGCGCGAGGTCTCCCTGCGCAGCGGGGAGGCGGTCTACCGGGCCCTGCTGCAGAAGGGCTACACGGCCTGGAAGATAGACGCCGGGGGAGACTTCATAAGGGAGTTGCTGCAAGACCGGCCGGACGTGGTCTTCATCGCCCTTCACGGCCGCTTCGGCGAAGACGGAACCGTGCAGGGGCTGCTCGAGCTCTTGGACCTTCCCTACACCGGTTCCGGGGTGCTGGCCAGCGCCCTGGCCATGGACAAGATCATGACCAAGCGCGTGCTGCTGCAGGCCGGCCTGCCTACGGCCGCCTTCCGGGTAGTTCGCGCGGATGAACTGGAGCCGGGACGGGTAGCGGAACTGGCGGCCGAACTGCTGGTACAATTCAGGGGTCGCCTGGTGGTGAAGGTACCCGAGGGGGGCTCGAGCATCGGGGTGTACTGGGCGGGCACGGTTGAAGAAACCGCGACGGCCCTGCTCCACGGCCTGGCCGAGGGCCCCGAGGTGCTGGTGGAGAAACACCTGCCGGGGGTGGAACTCACCGCACCGGTGCTCGGCAACCGGCAGCCGCGCGTGCTGCCTCTAATCGAGATCCTGCCGGCCAAGGGGTGCTACGACTACGAGGCCAAGTACACGCCGGGCGGGAGCCGGCACATCATCCCCCCCCGGGTGGAGCCCGCGCTGCAGAGGGAGGTAGAGGAACTGGCCCTGGCCGCCTACCGGCTCCTGGGCTGCGCCGGGTGCGCCCGCATAGATTTCAAGCTCGATGAAACCGGCCGGCCCATGATCCTGGAGGTTAACACCGTGCCCGGGTTTACGGAGACCAGCCTGGTGCCGGACTCCGCCCGGGCGGCGGGAATTGAATTTCCCGATCTGGTGGCCGAGTTGGTGGAGCTGGCCCTGGAAAGAAGAGCGCAAAGATAATCAAGGCGGGGCCGGGAAAACTAGGTTTGGAGGCGGCCCCGGCTCCGGAGGCCGCCTTAGACCGGGAGGAGTTGCCTTGCAAGGAGCGGAGCGCTTGTCGGAAAGGCTGGGGGCCATAGACGGGCGGGCCTACAAGGCCTACCAGAGTCTGGCCGGGGCCTACGCCTTTCCGGATTTCGAGCTTTTCATCGACCACGTTCAGGGCGACCCCTTTGCCGGCCCTTCCCGGGTGCGGGTGAGGCTGGGCAGGGACAAGCACCGGCTGCCACCCCACCTGCTGGACGGCCGGGAGCGGAGGGTTGCCACTGCGGATTTCCTGGCCCGGCAGGTCGCCGCGGCAATCAGGAAGCTGGCCAAAGGGCACCGGGGTACGGGACACAGCGGGCTCATAGCCATAGACGAGGGCGGGCAGGAGGTCCTGGAACGGACGGCGGTGGCCATAGACGAGGAATGGCTTGAGGCGAGGCTTTTCCTGGGTCTTCCTGCGGCCGGGCGCACGGTTCTGGCCCGCGAGGCCAGGGCCATGTTTTTCGAGGAGCTTCCGGCTATAGTGCGGGGCTCGCTCCTGTATTCTGCCCTCGACGGCCAGGCCCTGGCCGAACACGTGGCGCTCTACGAGGACCAGGAGTACATCCGCCGCGAGTTGCCCCACCTGGGCCTGGTGGCCTTCGTGGGCGAGGGGGCTGTTCTCCCCCGGCGGTCGGGTATCAGCGATGCCCCCATGCCGCGGGAGAAGGCGGTGCCCTTCGCGCCCCCGCCCGGCCTGACGGTGGAGTTCCAAACGCCCAACCACGGCCGGGTGCGGGGCATGGGAATCCCGGCGGGAGTCACCCTGATCGTGGGTGGCGGCTACCACGGCAAGTCTACCCTGCTCCGCGCCCTGGAAAGGGGCGTCTATAACCACATTCCCGGCGACGGCCGCGAGTGGGTCGTTACCGTGGCCGAGGCGGTAAAGATCCGCGCCGAGGACGGCCGGCGGGTGGAGAAGGTGGACATCAGCCCCTTCATCCGCAACCTCCCCTTCGGGCAGGACACCCGGCGCTTCAGCACCGAAGAAGCCAGCGGCAGCACCTCGCAGGCGGCCAACATCATGGAGGCTCTGGAACTGGGGGCGAAACTCCTGCTCATCGACGAGGACACCAGCGCCACCAACTTCATGATCCGGGACGAGCGCATGCAGCGGCTGGTGGTCAAAGAGAAGGAGCCGATCACTCCTTTCCTGGACAAGGTGCGCCAGCTATACCGGGAACGGGGCGTTTCCAGCATCCTGGTCGTCGGGGGCTCCGGAGACTACCTGGACGTGGCCGATACCGTAATCATGATGGACGAATACCGGCCTCGGGACGTCACCGCACGGGCAAGAGAAGTCGTGCGGGAATATCCGACCCGACGACAGCCCGAAGGCGGGGCCGGCTTCGGCTCGGTGCCGGCGCGAATCCCTCTGCCGGAAGGCTTCCATCCCCTGCGCCACGGAAAGGTAAAGGTAGAGGCCAAGGGTCTGCACAGCATCCGTTTCGGAGAGGAGACCGTGCTCCTCCAGTACGTGGAGCAACTGGTGGACCCCGCCCAGACGCGGGCCATCGCCGCCGCCATGCTTTATCTCGCGCAGAAATACGCCGGCCGGCTCACCCTGGCCCAGGCCGTGGCCCGGGTAATGGCGGACGTGGACCGGTACGGCCTGGAGGTGCTCTCCTCTCGCCGGAACGGCCCTCCGGGTGACCTGGCCCGGCCCCGGCCCTTCGAACTGGCCGCAGCCGTGAACCGGCTCCGCTCGCTGCGGGTGGCGGTCGCGGACGGGGAGGGGAGAAGGAAGGAGGCGGCCGGTGGCGAATAGTTAGGGGTGGCCGGCGGACGCCGGGAGGCGCAGGGGCGAGGTCGGAGCGCGGCCGACAGGCCTAACGCCAGAGGGCCAGTTGCTCCCTTAGGGCGGGGATTTCCTCCTCGGTGAACACCGGCACGCCCCGGCGCAGCAGGGCGGCGGTGGTAACGCCCGGCCCGGGGCGGAGAATGCCGCGGAAGGTGCCGTCGTAGACGCAGGTCTTGCCGCAGGAAGGGCTGCGCTCCTTCATTATCGCCGCGCCGGGTCTGAAGATGCGGACCATCCGCAGAGTGCGGTCGGCCGCAGTGAGAAAGGCGCCGGTCAGATCCTGGCCGGCGGCGTTGACCACCCGGGCGCAGCCGTCCAGCACCTGGTGCCCGTCGCCCCCGGCTATTTCGGCCGGAGGCCTCGGCACGGGCAGACGGGCGAGCAGCTCGGGGCATAGGGGAAGACAGCGCAAACCTGCAGTTTCCGCCAGGGCCCGCACTTCCGGGGAGGGGCGGGCGCGACCGTCGTAGCGGCAGGGGTAGCCCAGCAGGCAGGCGCTGACGATCAGTGTAGTCACGATTTTGCCCTCGCTTGGTTCTTGACTGTGGAAAAGTGGAAAAGCTTGTGCACAAGGGCGGGGCAGCATCCAATTATTGACCAAAGGTGACCGGATATGACGTTATTTTCCAGTCAGCGAAGACCACGCCCCGTGCGTGCCGGACTGATCACCATGCTTATTATAGCCATAGGTTGGGCGGCGGGGGAAGCGGCAGTTCTTCCCTATTGGCCGCAAGGAGAACGGGTGCTGGGAACCGTGGGCTGGGTGGTAGCGGTCTTTGCCGGCTGCTCGGTGGCGCAGGCGAAGGCACGCGGGATCCGCTTTTCCTACCCGGCCGAGCGGGTAGCCCTGGCGGCAATGGGCCTGGCGGCGGCGGGAGAACTGGCCGCAGCCGGGATAGGGTGGGGTTCAGGCCCGGATTGGGCAGACTCGTTGTTGCGGGCGGGTCTCGCTGTCCTGGCGATGGCGGCTGCGGTGAGAGTGGCGGGAATGGCGGTAAAGGCGAGGAGGACGAGCAGGTATGAAGCTTACGCCCAACGCACTTACTATATTGGAGAAGCGCTACTTAAGGAGAGAGAATAACCGGCTGGTGGAAACGCCCGAGGAGATGTTCCGGAGGGTAGCCCGGGCGGTGGCGGCCGCCGAGCGCATATTCCGGCCGGACATTGGCGAAGCAGAACTGGCCGCGATCGAAGACAAGTTCTACACGCTGATGACCGAACTCGACTTCCTGCCCAACAGCCCCACCCTCATGAACGCCGGTAGGGAACTGGGGCAGCTTTCCGCCTGCTTTGTCCTCCCGGTAGGGGATAGCATGGAAGAGATTTTTACCGCGCTCAAGGACGCCGCCCTCATACATAAGTCCGGCGGCGGCACGGGCTTCAGCTTCTCCCGGCTGCGCCCCAAGAACAGCCCGGTGCGCAGCACCGGCGGGGTGGCATCGGGCCCGGTTTCCTTCATGAAGGTCTTCAACGCCGCCACCGAGGCCATAAAGCAGGGGGGCACGCGCCGCGGTGCCAACATGGGCATGCTGCGGGTGGACCACCCGGACGTTCTGGAGTTCATTCGAAGCAAGCGGGATAACCGGGAACTGACCAACTTTAACATCTCGGTTGCCCTCACCGGGGAATTCATGCAGGCGCTGGAAAACGACGACTACTACGAGCTCAAGTTCAACGGGCGGGTATACGACCGGCTGAAAGCCCGTGAGGTGTTCGACCTCATCGTTGAGCATGCCTGGGCCAACGGCGAGCCGGGCATAGTGTTCCTGGACCGGCTGAACGAGGGCAACCCCACCCCCGAACTGGGCGAGATCGAGGCCACCAACCCCTGCGTGACCGGGGATACGTGGGTAACCACCAGTGAAGGCCCCCGCCAGGTGTGCGAGCTGGTGGGCCGTCCCTTTGAGGCGGTGGTTAATGGGGCAGCTTACCGCTCGGGCAGGGAAGGCTTTTTCCGCACGGCGGTAAAACCGGTCGTGAGGCTACGTACCCGGGAAGGTTATAGCCTGCGCCTGACCTCAGACCACCGGCTCTTGCGCGTAGTTGACCGCACCCGCTACCGTATCAGTTACGAGTGGGTACCGGTCAAGGAGCTGAAGCCCGGCGACCAGATACTCCTGCATAACCACCGGTCCCTGGCGGGCTGGCCCGGCGAACTTACCGAGGGCGAAGGGTACCTACTCGGCCTCCTGGTGGGGGACGGGGTACTGAAAGAGGACACCGCCGTTCTTTCGGTTTGGGCAAGAGAACAGGCAGTGCCCGGCTTGACCTCAGAGAGTGGCGCGGGCTCAATTATGGAACTGGCCTTGAGCTATGCTGTGAACCTGCCTCACCGTTCCGGCTTTCGCGGCTGGTTTCCGATTTCCGGGCGCAGTGAATTCCGCCTTAAATCCGCGCCTCTGAAGACGCTGGCCGAGCGCATGGGCCTGCGCCCGGGCAAGAAGACGGTTACCCGGGAAATAGAACGCGCCTCATCCGAGGGTTACCGGGGTTTCTTGCGTGGCCTCTTCGACAGCGACGGCTCGGTGCAGGGAAGTCAGGAAAAAGGCGCTAGTATTCGTCTTGCTCAAAGCAACCTTGAGCTTCTCAAGGCCGTCCAGCGTATGCTCCTTCGCCTGGGGATTGTGAGCACCGTATATGAGGAACGACGTCCGGTCGGCGCAAGACCCATGCCGGATGGCAAGGGAGGCAAGCGCGATTATGACGCAAAGGCCCAGCATGAACTGGTTATCTCAGGGGATAACCTGGCTGCCTTTGCGGCACGCATCGGCTTTGGCGACCGGGAAAAGGCGGAGAAACTCACCCGGCTTCTCGGTGCCTACCGGCGCAAAATGAACCGGGAAAAGTTCCTGGCTACGGTCTTATCCGTGGAGGAGGAGGGAGTAGAGGAAGTATACGATGTCCGAATCCCCGGCGTCAACGCTTTCGACGCCAATGGAATCTATGCCCACAACTGCGGGGAGCAGCCGCTTCTGCCCTACGAGGCCTGCAACCTGGGCTCGGTGAATCTGGCCCAGATGGTGGAAGACGGGCGCATCGTGTGGGATCGACTCAAAGAGGTGGTAGCCTGGTCGGTGCGGTTCCTGGACAACGTCATCGAGGTCAACCGCTACCCTCTCCCGACCATCGAGCAACTGGCCCGGGGCAACCGCAAGATAGGGCTGGGCGTAATGGGATGGGCGGACATGCTCTTCCGTTTGGGCGTGCCCTACGACAGCGAGCAGGCGGTGGAACTTGCCCGCAAGGTAATGGGGTATATACAGGAGGTAGCGGTGACAACCTCACGTCAACTGGCCGAAGAGCGGGGGGACTTTCCCAACCTGGAACGAAGCATCTACCGGGGCCAGAGGAGGCGCAACGCCACCTGCACCACCATCGCACCCACCGGCACCATCAGCATGATCGCCGGCACCACCTCGGGAATAGAGCCGGTATTCTCCCTGGTCTACACCAAGAATGTGCTGGAAGGTGAGCAGCTGCTGGAGATCAATCCGGTATTCGAAGAGTACGTGCGCGGTGCGTTCGAGCCGGCCAAGGCGGAAAGCATCTTCCGAGAGGTGGCGCGGACCGGCTCCTGTCAGCACATCGGGGATATTCCGCCGGACGTGCGCCGGGTATTCGTAACCGCCCTGGAAATAGCGCCGGTATGGCATATCCGCATGCAGGCGGCCTTCCAGGAGTATACGGACAACGCCGTGAGCAAGACGGTTAATTTCCCCTACACCGCCACCCAGAAGGACGTAGAAGAAGTGTTCCTCCTGGCCTACCGGCTGGGCTGCAAGGGCGTAACCGTATACCGCTCGGGCAGCCGCGAAGAGGAAGTGCTGGTGCGGGGCCAGGGCGAAGCCAAACCAGGCGGGAAGAAGACCTATCCTCGCCCCCGGCCCAAGCGCACCCTCGGCGTAACCGAGCAGGTCAAGACCGGATGCGGGAAGATGTACATTACGGTCAACTTCGATCAGGAGGGCATAATCGAGACTTTCATCACCACCGGCTCTACCGGAGGGTGTCAGGGATTCGCCGAAGGGGTGAGCCGGCTGGTTTCCCTGGCCCTGCGGGCCAACATCGCCCCGGAGGCCATTATCGACCAGCTCACCTCGGTCAGTTGCCCCAACTTTCTCCGGCGCCGGGCCAAAGACCCCGGCCTGGTGGGCAAGTCCTGTCCGGACATCATCGGCCGCATTCTGGCCCACGAACTGGCGCGTACCGGGGGGGAGAAGCTGGAACAGGCGCTGCGGGAGGCGCTGGAAGAAACCGTCGTGGCCGCCGAGGACCCGGATAACGGCTGCCGGCCGGCCCCGGTGGACGAACTGGAACTCATTCGTCGCGGCATCTGCCCGGAGTGCGGTGCGCGGTTGCAGTACAGCGAGGGCTGCCTCGTTTGCCGCTGCGGGTTCAGTCGCTGCGAGTAATCCTGGCGGGCGAGGTGAGGGGCGGTTGCGGTTCGGTCCTGCCGGAGCTTCTCCCCTTTTTTACGCTCAGGGAGGCAAGAGCAGTCTTGAGGTTCCGGCCTGGCTGCACCGGCTGGGCCTGGAGGCTTTCGAGTACCAGTGCGGCCGCGGGGTAAACATAAAGGAAGACACCGCCCGGGCTCTGGGCCGGGAGGCAGGACGCTACGGCCTGGCCCTGAGTCTGCACGCTCCCTACTACATCAACCTGGCCGCCGAAGGCCCCGGCAGGGAGAATACCCGCCGGCACCTGCTGCGGGCGGTGGAGGCGGCCGCCTGGATGGGAGCGACCAAGGTGGTGTTCCACCCCGGCGCAGCAGGGACGGACCGCAGGCGCTCTCTGGAACTGGCCCAACGCCTGCTGGAGGAGGTCGTGGCAGAAATAGATCGGCCGGAGTTTGACGGCGTACTCCTGGCCCCCGAGACCACCGGCAAGGCCGGCCAACTGGGCTCCCTGGCGGAGGTTCTGGCCCTCTGCCGGGGGCGGACCCGGGTTGTACCCACCCTGGACTTCGCTC of Clostridia bacterium contains these proteins:
- a CDS encoding D-alanine--D-alanine ligase, encoding MGNGLRVAVLLGGRSSEREVSLRSGEAVYRALLQKGYTAWKIDAGGDFIRELLQDRPDVVFIALHGRFGEDGTVQGLLELLDLPYTGSGVLASALAMDKIMTKRVLLQAGLPTAAFRVVRADELEPGRVAELAAELLVQFRGRLVVKVPEGGSSIGVYWAGTVEETATALLHGLAEGPEVLVEKHLPGVELTAPVLGNRQPRVLPLIEILPAKGCYDYEAKYTPGGSRHIIPPRVEPALQREVEELALAAYRLLGCAGCARIDFKLDETGRPMILEVNTVPGFTETSLVPDSARAAGIEFPDLVAELVELALERRAQR
- a CDS encoding DUF5693 family protein; its protein translation is MSSRVLRVAKRVLVGLVILAVVLSLVVAAGRYRSEQANRTVQVALDFGQVSLLSRALGVPRAELLASLREAGAGAILVKEPLVSELDGELLWGIYPVWLRLGRELAAAPYLEPEAAAQLRPDYSYLVFDAPRVAEEVAAQLGRRLPGGSVRLLPAGEFSLVELSWTKSDLSALKVGIGLAGFPWEEVERAGVKVIPQLRPWPAADAASVRATLEELYPHRDDLSALAFDGDRVPGYPRFVSDLGRGVQELDVPVAIIEFTQQQGLASLVKLTGKRAVRLHSIRAEEAETLSPAQAVARFGLAAGERNVRILVVRFALAAEGGMASSDAAASARRYLEFLKEGLAAQGLAPGDPRPFTPFPLPGALFGLIGLGAWAAAVLLLRELGLRGRMLIGLSALGLAGYLLLLRADSVLARQAAAAVAAISFPTLGVLLWRREEPCSVPQALGRFAVTAALSLVGAALVVGLLGEVGFMLAVDQFLGTKVAHLAPPVLVAAALWGPGSREELRRRLASPVSWLALVALVVLALAGYVYLMRTGNEGTAFVSSWERALRQYLDQLLLVRPRTKEFLLGHPLLLLSYRLGRPRRYWLLWAAGSIGQASVVNTFAHVHTPLAVSLLRTAHGLWLGAIAGLILICLLEGYRRHRARRGGTEGGICTPEKP
- a CDS encoding type I restriction endonuclease subunit R, with amino-acid sequence MNGGGSTFSEFVVEQASLAWLENLRYAVSFGPSIAPGEPQAERDDYAQVVLEERLRRALESLNPDAPAEALDEAFRKLTRADAPSLTARNRLIHRMIVDGVTSEYRRPDGSISAVQVRVIDFDNPDNNDWLAVNQFAVSESKHTRRPDIVVFVNGLPLAVIELKNPADEEATIWTAFQQIQTYKNEIPSLFAYNAALVVSDGVEARIGTITADWERFMPWRTIEGDTVAPDTLPQLEVLLRGVFEKRRFLDLLRYFIVFEDLPGGAIAKKMAGYHQFHAVNVAVQETFRALRRPKAEQEFREQAGRYEAGYQPGGNPGDGRIGVIWHTQGSGKSLTMVFYAGRLILHPAMENPTIVVITDRNDLDDQLFGTFARCQEILRQAPVQAESRADLRAKLQVDSGGVIFTTIQKFLPEEEGDRYPLLSERHNIVVIADEAHRSQYDFVDGFARHMRDALPNASFIAFTGTPIELTDRNTRAVFGDYISIYDIQQAVRDGATVPIYYESRLAKIELDAAERPRIDPEFEEVTEGEEVERKERLKRKWAQLEALVGTEKRLRLVARDLVEHFERRLEAMDGKAMVVCMSRRICVDLYNQIVALRPEWHREDDHKGVIKVVMTGRASDPAEWQQHIRNKPRREALAQRFRDPKDPFKIVIVRDMWLTGFDAPCLHTMYVDKPMRGHGLLQAIARVNRVFRDKPGGLVVDYIGLANELREALTTYTASGGTGRTAIDQSEAVAVMLEKYEVCLGLFHGFDWSRWVTGTPEERLTLLPAAQEHILAQEKGKERLLEAVTELSRAFALAVPHKEALRIRDDVGFFQAVRSVLAKGAPGERRPEEELDHAIRQIVSRAIAPEGVVDIFAAAGLKKPDISILSDEFLSEVRAMPQKNLAVELLRKLISGEIRARSRKNLVQARSFAAMLERAIRGYQNRVIEAAQVIEELIALAREMRRANERGEQLGLTDEELAFYDALVTNGNAARVLGDETLCTLARELTVAVRNNVSIDWTTRENVRAGLRVIVKRILRKYGYPPDKQDKATETVLEQAEALSEAWARD
- a CDS encoding DUF523 domain-containing protein, giving the protein MTTLIVSACLLGYPCRYDGRARPSPEVRALAETAGLRCLPLCPELLARLPVPRPPAEIAGGDGHQVLDGCARVVNAAGQDLTGAFLTAADRTLRMVRIFRPGAAIMKERSPSCGKTCVYDGTFRGILRPGPGVTTAALLRRGVPVFTEEEIPALREQLALWR
- a CDS encoding ABC-ATPase domain-containing protein — encoded protein: MQGAERLSERLGAIDGRAYKAYQSLAGAYAFPDFELFIDHVQGDPFAGPSRVRVRLGRDKHRLPPHLLDGRERRVATADFLARQVAAAIRKLAKGHRGTGHSGLIAIDEGGQEVLERTAVAIDEEWLEARLFLGLPAAGRTVLAREARAMFFEELPAIVRGSLLYSALDGQALAEHVALYEDQEYIRRELPHLGLVAFVGEGAVLPRRSGISDAPMPREKAVPFAPPPGLTVEFQTPNHGRVRGMGIPAGVTLIVGGGYHGKSTLLRALERGVYNHIPGDGREWVVTVAEAVKIRAEDGRRVEKVDISPFIRNLPFGQDTRRFSTEEASGSTSQAANIMEALELGAKLLLIDEDTSATNFMIRDERMQRLVVKEKEPITPFLDKVRQLYRERGVSSILVVGGSGDYLDVADTVIMMDEYRPRDVTARAREVVREYPTRRQPEGGAGFGSVPARIPLPEGFHPLRHGKVKVEAKGLHSIRFGEETVLLQYVEQLVDPAQTRAIAAAMLYLAQKYAGRLTLAQAVARVMADVDRYGLEVLSSRRNGPPGDLARPRPFELAAAVNRLRSLRVAVADGEGRRKEAAGGE